A window of Caretta caretta isolate rCarCar2 chromosome 11, rCarCar1.hap1, whole genome shotgun sequence contains these coding sequences:
- the LOC142068588 gene encoding maestro heat-like repeat family member 5 has product MPGYWKEFAIIQFQQGWDTIASRYYYSQGVGLIARAMIECENPQLPAVFREAITIVQSEREEEQRTIAMAFCIEFLQSPSIDTVLTKSELRAQLMEWTKDTNPVICKLSLRGLGSIVFQPEKVRWLQAQLPGTVARFCDRDGGCVKEAMHKAGDIIYLLKREGLGSISQDIAVSLRPFIDDERGSVRSAAISLLGNVVSRVQDPDKALVQQEIIHCLLPLLLHLADQEESVTLRCKLTLFRCAVFLGWAHLKRLFRSMAWDGSSQLLKSVGKCLMQNNKSHIPKFLFQALDYLESSQTTIRHSAALFIGNTIHHYCDLLSETVNEDGISRLYEAFQEVPLKSDRTTWYILNRHYKWLQKLVNLVSGCAFD; this is encoded by the exons atgcccggctactggaaggaatttgccatcATCCAGTTTCAGCAGGGTTGGGACACAATAGCCTCCCGATATTACTACTCACAGGgtgttggcctgattgcaag agccatgatcgagtgtgagaaccctcagctccctgcagttttcagagaggcaatcaccatcgtccagagtgagagggaggaggagcagagaacaatTGCCATGGCTTTCTGTATTGAG tttctccagagtccttccattgacacagtACTGACAAAATCAGAGCTCCGGGCGCAGCTCATGGAATGGACCAAGGACACAAATCCCGTCATATGTaagctcagtctgcgaggccttggcagtattgtgttccagccagaaaag GTGAGATGGTTAcaggcccagctgccaggaaccgtggccaggTTTTGTGACCGGGATGGAGGGTGTGTCAAGGAGGCCATGCACAAAGCTGGAGACATCATCTACCTCCTCaagagggaggggcttggctccatctcccaggacattgcagtcagccttcgccccttcattgatgac gagaggggcagtgtgcgctcagctgccatttcactgcttggcaacgtggtgagcagggtgcaggacccggACAAAGCcctcgtgcagcaggaaatcatccactgcttgctcccgctgctgctgcatcttgcagaccaggaggagagtgtgacactg cgatgtaaactgacgctcttccgctgcgcagtgtttctcggctgggctcatttgaagaggcTGTTCCGCAgcatggcctgggatggctcctcacagctcttgaagagTGTCGGGAAGTGcctg aTGCAGAACAAcaagagccacatccccaaattcctgttccaggccctagactacctggaaagctcacagacaacaatacgACACTCTGCAGCCTtgttcattg gaaatactatccaccattactgtgatttgttgtctgaaacagtgaatgaagatggcatctcccgcctgtatgaag cttttcaggaagtgcctttgaaatctgacaggaccacgtggtacatcctcaacagacattataaatggttgcagaagcttgtaaatctcgtgtcgggttgtgcatttgactag